Proteins encoded in a region of the Rhodothermus sp. genome:
- a CDS encoding HupE/UreJ family protein: MKQRFALRAVLQRGLPMLLATLPMSVLAHTGLMPSDSLGHGLLHPLTGLDHLLAALGVGLWATVQPKASGRWLPAVFLGAVLIGLPLGAFWSTPATESGILMSVLLLGAALTLLLRVPKAIGLPLVALIGLVHGHVHGTELLPGAGLSYASGLLLATAVLVLLGYASGQLLHHRQRIGTLRYAGIALLLFGLFA; this comes from the coding sequence ATGAAGCAGCGCTTTGCGTTGAGGGCAGTCCTGCAGCGCGGGCTGCCGATGTTGCTGGCAACCCTCCCCATGTCGGTCCTGGCCCACACCGGCCTGATGCCGTCCGACAGCCTTGGCCATGGTCTGCTGCATCCGCTGACAGGCCTGGACCACCTGCTGGCTGCGCTGGGGGTCGGACTCTGGGCCACCGTGCAACCGAAGGCCTCCGGTCGCTGGCTGCCTGCCGTTTTCTTGGGTGCAGTACTGATCGGTCTGCCGCTGGGCGCATTCTGGTCCACCCCGGCCACCGAATCCGGCATCCTCATGTCGGTGCTGCTGCTGGGTGCCGCACTGACGCTACTGCTGCGGGTACCGAAGGCTATCGGCCTGCCGCTGGTCGCGCTCATCGGACTGGTGCACGGACACGTCCATGGCACCGAGCTGCTCCCCGGCGCGGGTCTATCGTACGCGTCCGGTCTGCTGCTTGCCACGGCGGTACTGGTGCTGCTCGGCTACGCGTCTGGACAGCTGCTGCACCACCGCCAGCGCATCGGGACGCTCCGCTATGCCGGCATTGCGCTGCTGCTTTTCGGACTGTTTGCCTGA
- a CDS encoding gamma-glutamylcyclotransferase family protein, which yields MDRWYFAYGSNMCSTRLEERVGRTGVAWQMGWLKGYTLTFDKFADNGIGYANIQPDKEDIVYGVLYRLSETELQKLDSLEGVPQHYRRVPITVETKAGTQQAVTYIAVKVQKDLRPKRCYLELLIQGAIEHNLPDAYIQRLKSVRTYEEGV from the coding sequence ATGGACAGGTGGTATTTTGCATACGGATCGAACATGTGTTCTACCCGTCTGGAGGAGCGCGTTGGTAGGACGGGCGTAGCATGGCAGATGGGTTGGCTAAAGGGCTACACCCTGACCTTTGATAAATTTGCCGATAACGGCATTGGTTATGCAAATATTCAGCCAGATAAAGAAGATATTGTTTATGGAGTCCTTTATCGGCTCAGTGAAACTGAATTACAAAAACTGGATAGCCTGGAAGGGGTGCCACAACATTATAGGCGCGTTCCTATAACGGTAGAAACAAAGGCAGGGACACAGCAAGCAGTTACCTATATTGCTGTCAAAGTACAAAAAGACCTCAGACCAAAACGTTGTTATCTTGAACTACTCATCCAAGGAGCTATAGAACACAATTTGCCCGATGCCTATATACAACGACTTAAAAGCGTAAGAACTTATGAAGAAGGAGTCTAA